Proteins from one Sabethes cyaneus chromosome 2, idSabCyanKW18_F2, whole genome shotgun sequence genomic window:
- the LOC128737896 gene encoding pro-resilin-like has protein sequence MIKFSVMTTLVFVAAVCAEPPVGGGYSYSGGHSHSHDDSDGGYIAVNNGHQTSEGLHVDPHLLHKVKEILVEHENSGGGSSSYSGGHSVPSTSYGVPSSSYGPPSHSYGPPPSPVYGVPYSGGHSSRVTGVELGHVRQGIQLAQYYKAHSAHSYPSHSYSAPSVSHSSYSAPSFASHSYSAPSLSSHSYSGPSLSSHSYSAPSVSSHSHSSHSSYSVPSSSYGVPSASYSAPSSSYGVPSFSSGSSSGHYRAPSAIYGAPSHSSVTGFRPSPAYHAPSTSYHASPAISYHAPVAVYSAPRPVYGVPYHH, from the coding sequence ATGACCACTCTTGTGTTCGTGGCTGCAGTGTGCGCCGAACCACCTGTAGGCGGTGGTTACTCCTACTCCGGTGGCCACAGCCATTCGCATGACGATTCCGACGGAGGCTACATTGCGGTTAACAACGGACATCAAACGTCGGAAGGACTTCACGTCGATCCTCATTTGCTTCATAAAGTGAAGGAAATTTTGGTAGAACATGAAAACAGCGGAGGAGGATCATCCTCTTACAGTGGCGGACACTCCGTTCCTTCGACCTCCTATGGAGTTCCATCGTCATCATACGGCCCACCATCCCACTCGTACGGACCACCACCATCTCCGGTCTACGGTGTCCCTTACTCCGGTGGACATTCATCCCGCGTGACTGGAGTCGAACTTGGCCACGTACGCCAAGGAATTCAATTAGCTCAGTACTACAAGGCTCACAGTGCACACTCCTATCCATCTCACTCATACTCTGCTCCGTCAGTGTCACATTCTTCCTACTCTGCTCCATCGTTCGCTTCCCACTCATATTCAGCCCCGTCTCTTTCATCCCATTCTTATTCAGGCCCGTCTCTTTCATCCCACTCATACTCAGCACCGTCTGTTTCATCCCATTCCCATTCTTCGCACTCTTCATATTCGGTTCCGTCGTCAAGTTACGGCGTTCCTTCGGCGTCGTATAGCGCGCCATCATCTTCATACGGAGTTCCTTCTttcagcagcggcagcagcagcggccaTTACCGTGCACCGTCGGCTATATACGGAGCTCCATCACATTCATCCGTAACCGGCTTCCGTCCATCACCAGCCTATCACGCACCATCCACCAGCTACCATGCCTCTCCGGCAATCAGCTATCACGCTCCAGTTGCAGTCTATTCAGCTCCACGGCCTGTCTATGGCGTTCCTTATCATCATTAA